One genomic segment of Gemmatimonadaceae bacterium includes these proteins:
- the uvrA gene encoding excinuclease ABC subunit UvrA, whose translation MPEEALIVRGAREHNLRNIDVTIPRDRLTVITGLSGSGKSSLAFDTIYAEGQRRYVESLSAYARQFLGLMEKPDVDSIEGLSPAISIEQKSAGHNPRSTVGTVTEIYDYLRLLYARAGTPHCPNCGRPVERQSAGQIAGSILTWPEDTRIEILSPLVRGRKGEFKELFEAARKQGFVRAYVDGDLVEIANPPRLNRKLNHSISVVVDRLAVRAEDRGRLADSVETALKLSDGLIEVTRQDDHSTHLFSEKYGCPVCGISLPELEPRHFSFNSPFGACPDCGGLGVRREVSEQVILGDSSISILEGVILPWGEPDGYLRKVILPGLAKQFQFSLNAPWGELTQHARDVMLYGSSGRRGGKPTDAAGKWEGVIANVQRRYNETESDAVRVQLDEFMQARPCTTCNGRRLKPESLAVTIADKNVGEVTEMPITGALRFFESIPLRENGSPGLDADIAGPVLKEIRERLRFLDDVGLDYLTLGRAAESLSGGEAQRIRLATQIGSRLVGVLYILDEPSIGLHQRDNARLLATLRQLRDLGNTVIVVEHDEETMREADHLIDLGPGAGKHGGMVIAEGTVDEVMQHPTSITAKYLRGEITVEVPAERRPADPARVVRIEGAREHNLRNVDVEIPLGLFVAVTGVSGSGKSTLIEDILHNALARHFYRARVVPGAHDRITGLHHIDKVIDIDQSPIGRTPRSNPATYTGLFTPIRELFAELPEAKIRGYGPGRFSFNVKGGRCEACEGDGLVKIEMHFLPDVYVPCDVCKGKRYNRETLEVRFRGLSIADVLDLTVEDALAFFENQPRIYQKLHTLNDVGLGYIHLGQSATTLSGGEAQRVKLATELSKRDTGRTFYILDEPTTGLHFEDVRMLLDVLHRLVERGNTVLVIEHNLDVIKTADWIIDLGPDGGLRGGGIVATGTPEDVAAVKESYTGQFLGPLLSRQLRRKAG comes from the coding sequence ATGCCAGAAGAAGCGCTCATCGTCCGCGGAGCGCGGGAGCACAATCTCCGCAACATCGACGTTACAATTCCGCGTGACCGGCTGACGGTCATCACCGGCCTCTCCGGCTCGGGCAAGTCGTCCCTCGCGTTCGACACTATCTACGCCGAGGGCCAGCGCCGCTACGTCGAGTCTCTCTCGGCTTACGCCCGCCAGTTCCTCGGCTTGATGGAAAAGCCCGACGTGGATTCGATCGAGGGCCTCTCGCCTGCCATCTCCATCGAGCAGAAAAGCGCCGGACACAATCCGCGCTCCACGGTCGGAACCGTCACGGAGATCTACGATTACCTGCGGCTTCTCTACGCGCGCGCCGGAACGCCCCATTGTCCCAACTGCGGACGCCCCGTCGAGCGCCAGAGCGCCGGCCAGATCGCCGGCTCGATTCTCACCTGGCCCGAAGACACCAGGATCGAGATTCTCTCGCCCCTCGTTCGCGGAAGAAAAGGGGAATTCAAGGAGCTCTTCGAGGCGGCGCGCAAGCAGGGATTCGTCCGCGCATATGTTGACGGCGATCTCGTCGAGATCGCGAATCCGCCGCGACTCAATCGCAAGCTCAATCACAGCATCTCCGTCGTAGTGGACCGGCTCGCGGTGCGCGCCGAGGATCGCGGCCGCCTTGCCGACTCCGTCGAGACCGCGCTCAAGCTCTCCGACGGGCTCATCGAGGTCACACGCCAGGACGATCACAGCACGCATCTCTTCTCGGAGAAATACGGCTGTCCCGTCTGCGGCATCTCGCTTCCCGAGCTCGAGCCGCGACACTTCTCGTTCAACTCGCCGTTCGGCGCCTGCCCCGATTGCGGCGGCCTCGGCGTCCGGCGCGAGGTGAGCGAGCAGGTCATACTCGGCGACTCGAGCATCTCGATTCTGGAAGGCGTGATTCTCCCGTGGGGTGAGCCCGACGGTTATCTCAGGAAAGTCATTCTGCCGGGGCTGGCGAAGCAGTTCCAGTTCTCGCTCAACGCGCCGTGGGGTGAGCTTACGCAGCACGCGCGCGATGTCATGCTGTACGGGTCGAGCGGGCGGCGCGGCGGAAAACCCACGGACGCCGCCGGAAAATGGGAAGGCGTCATCGCCAACGTCCAGCGCAGATACAACGAGACTGAATCGGATGCGGTGCGCGTTCAGCTCGACGAATTCATGCAGGCGCGTCCCTGCACGACCTGCAACGGGCGCCGCCTCAAGCCGGAATCACTCGCCGTCACGATCGCCGACAAGAACGTCGGCGAAGTCACGGAGATGCCGATTACCGGCGCGCTCCGGTTCTTCGAGTCGATCCCGCTCCGTGAGAATGGCAGCCCCGGCCTCGATGCCGACATCGCCGGCCCCGTCCTCAAGGAGATTCGCGAGCGACTCCGGTTCCTCGACGACGTCGGCCTCGACTACCTGACGCTCGGCCGCGCCGCCGAATCGCTCTCCGGCGGCGAAGCGCAGCGGATTCGGCTCGCCACGCAGATCGGCTCGCGCCTCGTCGGTGTGCTCTACATTCTCGATGAGCCGTCCATCGGGCTTCACCAGCGAGACAATGCCCGGCTCCTCGCAACGCTTCGCCAGCTCCGCGATCTCGGCAACACCGTCATCGTCGTCGAGCACGACGAGGAGACGATGCGCGAGGCCGACCATCTCATAGATCTTGGCCCCGGCGCCGGAAAGCACGGCGGAATGGTGATCGCCGAAGGAACGGTCGATGAAGTGATGCAGCATCCCACGTCAATCACCGCGAAATATCTTCGCGGCGAAATCACCGTCGAGGTTCCCGCGGAGCGACGACCCGCGGATCCGGCGCGCGTCGTGCGCATTGAAGGCGCGCGCGAGCACAATCTTCGCAACGTGGACGTGGAGATTCCCCTCGGTCTCTTTGTCGCCGTCACCGGCGTGTCCGGCTCAGGCAAGTCCACGCTGATCGAGGACATCCTTCACAACGCCCTTGCGCGGCATTTCTACCGCGCGCGCGTCGTGCCCGGAGCGCACGATCGCATCACCGGCCTTCATCACATCGACAAGGTCATTGACATTGACCAGAGTCCGATCGGTCGCACCCCCCGGTCCAATCCCGCGACGTACACTGGCCTTTTCACTCCCATCCGCGAGCTGTTCGCCGAGCTGCCCGAGGCGAAGATCCGCGGCTATGGTCCGGGCCGATTCTCGTTCAACGTGAAGGGCGGTCGCTGCGAAGCGTGCGAAGGCGACGGACTGGTGAAGATCGAGATGCACTTCCTCCCGGACGTCTACGTTCCATGCGACGTGTGCAAGGGAAAGCGGTACAATCGCGAGACGCTCGAGGTGCGGTTCAGGGGATTGAGCATCGCCGACGTGCTCGATCTCACCGTCGAGGACGCGCTCGCGTTCTTCGAGAACCAGCCGCGCATCTACCAGAAGCTGCACACGCTGAACGACGTAGGGCTCGGCTACATCCACCTCGGCCAGAGCGCCACGACACTGTCTGGCGGTGAAGCTCAGCGGGTGAAGCTTGCCACGGAGCTATCGAAACGCGACACCGGCCGTACCTTCTACATTCTCGACGAGCCCACGACAGGTCTGCATTTTGAGGACGTTCGAATGCTGCTCGACGTGCTGCACCGGCTGGTGGAGCGCGGAAACACTGTCCTCGTCATAGAGCACAATCTCGACGTGATCAAGACCGCCGACTGGATCATAGATCTCGGCCCCGACGGCGGCCTCCGCGGCGGCGGAATCGTCGCGACCGGAACTCCCGAGGACGTTGCGGCGGTAAAGGAATCGTACACCGGTCAGTTCCTGGGTCCCCTTCTGAGTCGGCAGCTGCGCCGTAAGGCCGGCTGA
- the sdaAB gene encoding L-serine ammonia-lyase, iron-sulfur-dependent subunit beta yields the protein MVSLLDIIGPVMVGPSSSHTAGACRLGLLGRGLVSGTPQSALLELHGSFARTGEGHGTDKALVAGLLGFRPDDERIRTALEIAEKDGLDYRFEKTTLSESVHPNTVRMTLERGDIKATLVGSSLGAGRVFVTEIDGYPVEVTGNFHTIALVAEDRKGSIARITGILAEHDINIATLRLTRKQKGGDAFMVIECDESPGDGVRDELRALNWVRWARRLDKVSGA from the coding sequence ATGGTATCGCTGCTCGACATCATCGGCCCGGTCATGGTGGGCCCCTCATCCAGCCACACGGCAGGTGCGTGCCGCCTGGGACTCCTCGGCCGCGGGCTCGTGAGCGGGACCCCTCAGTCGGCCCTGCTGGAGCTCCACGGTTCATTCGCCCGGACGGGTGAGGGCCACGGCACAGACAAGGCGCTGGTCGCCGGGCTCCTCGGCTTCAGGCCCGATGACGAACGCATCCGCACGGCACTGGAGATCGCCGAGAAGGACGGCCTCGACTACCGTTTCGAGAAGACCACACTTTCAGAGTCGGTGCATCCAAACACCGTCCGAATGACCCTCGAGCGGGGCGACATCAAAGCCACGCTGGTGGGCTCGTCTCTCGGCGCCGGACGCGTGTTCGTCACCGAGATAGATGGTTATCCGGTCGAAGTGACTGGAAACTTCCACACCATCGCTCTCGTAGCTGAAGACAGGAAGGGTTCCATCGCACGAATCACCGGCATTCTCGCCGAGCACGACATCAACATCGCGACGCTGCGCCTCACGCGGAAACAGAAGGGAGGAGATGCGTTCATGGTGATCGAGTGCGACGAGTCGCCGGGCGACGGCGTGCGGGACGAGCTCCGGGCGCTCAACTGGGTGCGCTGGGCTCGCCGGCTCGACAAGGTGAGCGGGGCCTAA
- the sdaAA gene encoding L-serine ammonia-lyase, iron-sulfur-dependent, subunit alpha: protein MYRSLADAIRDAEAQGRSLAQIALARESEDQGRSIEDIRGSLRRALEVMRGAIGEGMTGDLHSASGLVGGDAAKLHNNAAGPLKDTPFRDILARALAVQEVNAAMGVIVAAPTAGGAGTLPAVLTGLAKAQSIPEEQLLDALATAGLIGAVIAERASLSGAEGGCQAETGAGAAMAAGAATEMLGGTPSQVGYAVALTMQGMLGLVCDPLGGLVELPCVFRNATGSAIALAGIEMALAGITFAIPADEVIDVMGEIGREMDVRYRETAGGGLAATPTGRRLAKERLYQIRRS, encoded by the coding sequence GTGTATCGCTCGCTTGCGGATGCCATCAGGGACGCCGAAGCACAAGGCCGGTCGCTCGCGCAGATCGCGCTGGCGCGGGAGTCCGAGGATCAAGGTCGTAGTATTGAAGACATACGGGGGTCGCTCAGGCGCGCCCTCGAGGTGATGCGGGGCGCCATCGGCGAAGGGATGACCGGCGATCTTCACTCGGCGTCGGGACTGGTTGGCGGGGATGCGGCGAAGCTGCACAATAACGCAGCGGGGCCGCTGAAGGACACGCCGTTCCGGGACATCCTGGCGCGCGCGCTGGCGGTGCAGGAAGTGAATGCCGCGATGGGTGTGATCGTTGCCGCGCCAACCGCGGGCGGTGCAGGGACACTTCCCGCAGTGTTGACGGGGCTGGCGAAGGCGCAGTCGATTCCGGAAGAGCAGCTACTGGACGCGTTGGCGACGGCGGGCCTCATCGGTGCGGTAATCGCCGAGCGGGCGTCGCTGTCGGGTGCTGAAGGAGGATGCCAGGCGGAAACCGGGGCGGGGGCGGCGATGGCCGCCGGGGCCGCGACGGAAATGCTCGGCGGAACCCCGAGCCAGGTGGGCTATGCGGTAGCGCTGACGATGCAGGGAATGCTGGGGCTGGTGTGTGATCCGCTCGGCGGGCTGGTGGAGCTGCCCTGTGTATTCAGGAATGCGACCGGCTCGGCGATCGCCCTCGCGGGGATCGAGATGGCGTTGGCCGGAATCACCTTCGCCATTCCAGCCGACGAGGTGATAGACGTGATGGGTGAGATTGGCAGGGAGATGGACGTTCGCTATCGTGAGACCGCGGGCGGCGGGCTGGCCGCGACGCCCACCGGACGCAGGCTGGCGAAGGAACGGCTGTACCAGATTCGCAGGTCCTGA
- a CDS encoding PspA/IM30 family protein translates to MSIFDRLARLFRSNVNDMISSAEQPEKMLNQIIIDMRSQLVKAKQQVAAAIADEKRLQDQTAQELREAEEWEHRAMLAVKEGRDDLAKQALMRRGEHVSRGSQMQLTWEAHKQETDRLKESLRGLNDNIEEASRKKNLLLAKQRRAEAQKRISETMSSISEKSAFEAFARMEAKIDQNERQIRAHVEINEEFSGDRLASDFKRLEATAGTATADAQLIALKQEMGLLAAPSPDANKQLNAGQTQADEIPDAEEIHDENATT, encoded by the coding sequence ATGAGCATTTTCGATCGCCTGGCCCGTCTTTTCAGATCCAACGTCAACGACATGATCTCCTCGGCGGAACAGCCCGAGAAGATGCTGAATCAGATCATCATCGACATGCGCTCGCAGCTGGTGAAAGCGAAGCAGCAGGTCGCTGCCGCGATCGCAGACGAAAAACGTCTGCAGGATCAGACGGCGCAGGAGCTGCGCGAGGCGGAAGAGTGGGAGCATCGCGCTATGCTCGCGGTGAAGGAAGGTCGTGATGATCTCGCCAAGCAGGCGCTGATGCGCCGCGGCGAGCACGTCTCCCGCGGCTCGCAGATGCAGCTCACGTGGGAAGCGCACAAGCAGGAAACCGACCGCCTCAAGGAGTCGCTGCGCGGCCTCAACGACAACATCGAAGAAGCTTCGCGCAAGAAGAATCTCCTCCTCGCCAAGCAGCGCCGCGCCGAAGCGCAGAAGCGTATCTCCGAGACGATGTCCTCCATCTCCGAGAAGTCGGCGTTCGAAGCGTTCGCGCGGATGGAAGCGAAGATTGATCAGAACGAGCGACAGATCCGCGCCCACGTCGAGATCAACGAGGAGTTCTCCGGCGATCGTCTCGCCAGCGACTTCAAGCGACTCGAGGCGACGGCTGGCACGGCCACCGCCGATGCGCAGCTTATCGCGCTCAAGCAAGAAATGGGTCTCCTTGCCGCACCCTCGCCTGACGCCAATAAGCAGCTGAACGCCGGACAGACGCAGGCTGACGAGATTCCCGATGCGGAAGAGATCCACGACGAGAACGCGACCACTTGA
- a CDS encoding AI-2E family transporter — MTDALGGQHFKLAPALATVVLTVLALWMVGTTASVFLLLFVSIILSLYIGAVRDLLVKRGRVPDRIAFFIAVVGTIVAIVSLFTLLVPPVLEQTRALLTVLPDMITKWESGLDRFAGRFPALREMWKPGEHKVLQTVYDQLASNAGDVVPKVFSAVRVLIEIFAVMVMSIYLALQPGVYREWLIALCPPVHRDLIRDVLRDLADALRSYIVAQLLAMTVLAAFTALGLYLLNVPYWLTFGIFTGMVAIVPFFGTLLSTILPALVVLGAPGGGTHALLVILLGVLVHLFEGNVVAPLVMSHKIELPPVLTIMAVLVIGKLLGPLGLVIAVPALVSIMVIIRRILINRIYEGKGFRKSTRDRSFVLRVPAPDGGVLLPSEPLADVLHFRQNIELLVPPVVVRTA, encoded by the coding sequence TTGACTGACGCGTTAGGGGGCCAGCACTTCAAGCTGGCCCCGGCCCTTGCGACGGTAGTCCTCACCGTCCTCGCGCTGTGGATGGTTGGCACCACGGCCAGTGTGTTTCTGCTCCTTTTCGTGTCCATCATCCTCTCGCTTTACATCGGGGCCGTTCGCGACCTTCTGGTAAAGCGCGGCCGGGTGCCCGATCGGATTGCGTTTTTCATAGCGGTAGTCGGCACGATCGTCGCCATCGTCAGCCTGTTCACGCTGCTGGTTCCGCCGGTGTTGGAACAGACGCGCGCGCTCCTCACCGTCCTCCCGGACATGATTACCAAGTGGGAGAGCGGGCTCGATAGATTCGCGGGACGCTTCCCGGCCCTGCGCGAGATGTGGAAGCCGGGTGAGCACAAGGTCCTTCAAACGGTCTACGACCAGCTGGCCTCCAACGCCGGCGACGTCGTCCCGAAGGTCTTCTCGGCCGTCCGCGTGCTGATCGAGATCTTTGCCGTCATGGTGATGAGCATCTATCTCGCGCTTCAGCCTGGCGTGTACCGCGAGTGGCTCATCGCGCTTTGTCCGCCGGTGCACCGCGATCTCATTCGCGACGTTCTTCGCGATCTCGCCGACGCGCTCCGGTCATACATCGTCGCCCAGCTGCTGGCGATGACGGTGCTTGCTGCGTTCACGGCGCTGGGACTTTACCTTCTGAATGTCCCTTACTGGCTGACGTTCGGGATCTTCACTGGCATGGTGGCGATCGTGCCGTTCTTTGGCACGCTGCTTTCCACGATTCTGCCGGCGCTTGTCGTGCTCGGCGCTCCGGGCGGCGGGACGCATGCGCTCCTCGTGATTCTGCTCGGTGTGCTCGTGCACCTTTTCGAGGGCAACGTCGTCGCCCCGCTCGTGATGTCGCACAAGATCGAGTTGCCCCCGGTGCTGACGATCATGGCAGTGTTGGTGATCGGCAAGCTGCTCGGCCCGCTTGGGCTTGTAATCGCAGTGCCGGCACTCGTCTCGATCATGGTGATCATCCGGCGGATCCTCATCAACCGCATTTACGAAGGGAAGGGCTTCAGGAAGAGCACTCGCGACCGGTCGTTCGTGCTCAGGGTGCCTGCGCCCGACGGGGGAGTTCTGCTGCCGAGCGAGCCGCTGGCCGACGTGCTCCACTTCCGCCAGAACATCGAGTTGCTGGTTCCGCCGGTCGTCGTGCGGACCGCCTGA
- a CDS encoding ATP-binding cassette domain-containing protein encodes MSAIPAFTAIPRAAPVLSMRGVRKSFAKGLARSVHRTLALSDVDLDLWPGEIVALAGPECAGKTTLLQCAAGLLRRDGGDMTWFGEAFAGGGCVPGVACVPAVPVFYPFLTVRDVLEYRAGREAIPRDRRAVAIDTALEQLALSAISGNRIAQLSRDDIKRLAVAEALVCEPAAILMDTATSDMCAAVSATTCAALELYAASGMAVMIAVRDPGDVAVAASRIVMLGDGHIRRSFSLDSSGRSAFPLLPSASRFVAETIH; translated from the coding sequence ATGTCGGCGATCCCGGCGTTCACCGCCATACCACGTGCAGCGCCAGTTCTATCAATGCGCGGAGTGCGCAAATCCTTCGCGAAAGGGCTGGCAAGATCGGTGCACCGGACCCTCGCGTTGAGTGACGTGGATCTCGACCTTTGGCCGGGAGAGATCGTCGCCCTCGCGGGGCCCGAGTGCGCGGGAAAGACCACGCTTCTGCAGTGCGCGGCCGGTCTGCTTAGACGCGACGGTGGTGACATGACCTGGTTCGGCGAGGCATTCGCCGGCGGCGGATGCGTGCCGGGCGTCGCCTGTGTCCCCGCAGTGCCGGTCTTCTATCCGTTCCTTACCGTGCGTGACGTTCTCGAGTACAGAGCGGGGAGGGAAGCGATTCCCCGCGATCGGCGGGCCGTAGCGATTGACACCGCGCTCGAGCAGCTCGCGCTCTCGGCGATTTCCGGGAACCGCATCGCGCAGCTGTCGCGCGACGATATCAAGAGGCTCGCCGTCGCCGAGGCGCTGGTGTGCGAGCCAGCCGCGATTCTGATGGATACTGCTACGTCCGATATGTGCGCTGCGGTGTCGGCGACGACATGCGCGGCGCTGGAGCTGTACGCGGCAAGCGGAATGGCGGTGATGATCGCCGTGCGCGATCCGGGCGATGTTGCGGTGGCAGCCAGTCGCATCGTCATGCTCGGTGACGGTCACATACGGAGGTCGTTCTCGCTCGACTCCTCCGGAAGATCGGCGTTTCCGCTGCTGCCGTCCGCTTCGCGTTTCGTCGCCGAGACGATTCACTGA
- the cysS gene encoding cysteine--tRNA ligase, with protein MAEFRLYNTLTRSIEILAPEDGSTVRMYTCGPTVYNPAHLGNFRTFLFEDLLRRSIRLYGWNVYQVMNLTDVDDKIIKRADERGLTIGEVTEPVIGTFHSDRRFLCVEDAEEYPRATEHIPEMIALVAKLVEKGLAYQADDGSVYYAIDRFPGYGRLSRLDTREIRSGARVAQDDYTKENAQDFALWKAAKEEDETAAAAWDSPWGRGRPGWHLECSAMAMRYLGVTMDIHCGGVDLVFPHHEDEIAQSEGATGEPFSRFWCHGEFLLTDGSKMAKRVGNVATVSDLREQGVSAAAFRAFVFSTHYRKQLNLSAEALEAAMEGVRRVGDFADRLGSAKGGTPQLADVARDAELEVSEALFDDLNAPLAMGALFTFIRKANAELDRGGSDAGGLEAARAAFARINGVLDIVPDLEKRDDAAEIEGLLTERRGARERRDFAKSDAIRKSLEERGIAIEDGPSGTRWKRVR; from the coding sequence ATGGCCGAATTCCGTCTCTACAACACGCTGACCCGCAGCATCGAGATTCTCGCGCCTGAAGATGGCTCGACGGTGCGGATGTACACCTGCGGTCCGACGGTCTACAATCCCGCGCACCTCGGGAATTTCCGCACATTTCTGTTCGAGGATCTGCTGAGGCGCTCGATCAGGCTCTACGGGTGGAACGTCTACCAGGTCATGAACCTCACCGACGTTGACGACAAGATCATCAAGCGCGCCGACGAGCGCGGACTGACCATCGGGGAAGTGACTGAGCCGGTGATCGGCACGTTTCACTCTGACCGCCGCTTTCTTTGTGTCGAGGACGCGGAAGAGTATCCACGCGCGACTGAGCACATTCCCGAGATGATCGCTCTCGTCGCCAAATTGGTGGAGAAGGGCCTCGCGTATCAGGCGGACGACGGCTCCGTGTACTATGCGATCGACCGGTTTCCCGGCTACGGCCGACTGTCGCGTCTCGACACGCGCGAGATCAGGAGCGGCGCGCGGGTCGCGCAGGATGACTACACCAAGGAGAACGCGCAGGACTTCGCGCTGTGGAAGGCGGCGAAGGAGGAAGACGAAACCGCCGCCGCAGCGTGGGATTCGCCATGGGGAAGGGGACGCCCGGGCTGGCACCTCGAATGCTCGGCGATGGCGATGCGCTACCTCGGCGTCACGATGGACATCCACTGCGGCGGGGTGGACCTGGTCTTTCCACATCACGAGGATGAGATCGCGCAGTCCGAAGGCGCGACGGGCGAGCCGTTCTCGCGCTTCTGGTGCCATGGAGAATTTCTTCTCACCGACGGCAGCAAGATGGCGAAGCGAGTCGGAAACGTCGCGACTGTCTCCGACCTTCGTGAGCAGGGAGTTTCCGCTGCGGCATTCCGCGCGTTTGTCTTCTCGACGCACTATCGGAAGCAGCTGAATCTCTCCGCCGAGGCGCTCGAGGCGGCGATGGAGGGCGTACGGCGCGTTGGCGATTTCGCCGACCGGCTGGGTTCGGCGAAGGGCGGAACTCCGCAGCTCGCGGACGTTGCGAGGGACGCCGAGCTGGAGGTGAGCGAGGCGCTGTTCGATGACCTGAACGCACCGCTGGCGATGGGTGCGCTCTTCACTTTCATCCGGAAGGCGAACGCCGAGCTCGACCGTGGCGGAAGCGATGCCGGGGGGTTGGAAGCGGCACGCGCCGCGTTCGCGCGGATCAACGGCGTGCTGGATATCGTTCCGGATCTGGAGAAACGGGACGATGCTGCGGAGATCGAGGGGCTTCTGACGGAGCGGCGGGGAGCGCGGGAGCGGCGTGATTTTGCGAAGTCCGACGCCATCCGGAAGTCGCTCGAGGAGCGCGGAATCGCGATCGAGGACGGTCCTTCCGGCACTCGGTGGAAGCGGGTTCGGTAG